Proteins encoded within one genomic window of Polyangium spumosum:
- a CDS encoding hybrid sensor histidine kinase/response regulator, with translation MKHARDKVGILVVDDRRDRLLAVETMLAELGERVVLAQSGRDALRYLLQEDFAVILLDVDMPIMDGFETARLIRQRKRSKQTPIIFLTAFGDAIQAEQGYALGAVDYMLVPVDPDILRAKVSVFVELYRKTEEANLAAQAIARKAGQLAALARASLTINAARSIEATLDAIAAGTRAALGARASFVALVSGSKHGTASSTADGTSVARVIPQDPTTDWIYTRVVTAGGVVTLSASERAQRDPGPADEVGPLMAAPLFGSDGACVGWIEVTNGEADGFGEDDESLLLLSSQLASVALQNLLHAEEREVSRLKDEFLATLSHELRTPLTAIIGWTRILRETQPDAAKLARGLEVIDRNAGAQNKLIEDLLDVSRIVTGKMSMEQRQVRIAPLVEASVDAVRPAAQAKDITLVVSSTAGKDAALGDPERLRQVATNLLSNAIKFTPRGGRIEVRLRRVGDELELVVADNGEGIRPDFLPYVFDRFRQGDSSSRRMHGGLGIGLAVVRHIVVSHGGTVTAHSDGPRQGSTFTVRLPSAFVLREGDGPTPPPYGKSRLPLPDLSGLRVLVVDDDQDTREILRQVLAAHRADVRIAGTVREAIAELDAARPHVLVSDIAMPGEDGYDFIDFVRRRAPERGGAVPALALTAHARAEDQARALAAGFQRHAAKPIDPAELVRAVAGLVGAPCSRVETVEAVAALREVP, from the coding sequence ATGAAGCACGCTCGCGACAAGGTCGGCATTCTCGTCGTGGACGACCGCAGGGACAGGCTCCTGGCCGTGGAGACCATGCTGGCCGAGCTCGGCGAGCGGGTCGTCCTCGCGCAGAGCGGGCGGGACGCGCTGCGTTACCTCCTGCAGGAGGACTTCGCGGTCATCCTGCTCGACGTCGACATGCCGATCATGGACGGCTTCGAGACGGCGCGGCTCATCCGGCAACGCAAGCGTTCGAAGCAGACGCCGATCATCTTCCTGACGGCGTTCGGGGACGCGATCCAGGCGGAGCAGGGCTACGCGCTCGGCGCCGTCGACTACATGCTCGTCCCCGTCGATCCGGACATCCTGCGCGCGAAGGTCTCGGTCTTCGTGGAGCTCTACCGCAAGACCGAGGAGGCGAACCTCGCGGCGCAGGCGATCGCCAGGAAGGCCGGCCAGCTCGCGGCGCTCGCGCGTGCGTCGCTCACGATCAACGCCGCGCGCTCGATCGAGGCGACGCTCGACGCCATCGCCGCGGGCACGCGCGCGGCGCTCGGGGCGCGGGCGTCGTTCGTGGCGCTCGTCAGCGGATCGAAGCACGGGACGGCCTCGTCCACGGCCGACGGGACCTCTGTGGCGCGGGTGATCCCTCAGGATCCCACGACGGACTGGATCTACACGCGTGTCGTCACCGCGGGGGGCGTGGTCACGCTCTCCGCGTCGGAGCGCGCGCAGAGGGATCCCGGGCCCGCGGACGAGGTCGGCCCGCTCATGGCTGCGCCGCTCTTCGGATCGGACGGCGCGTGTGTCGGCTGGATCGAGGTGACGAACGGCGAGGCCGACGGCTTCGGCGAGGACGACGAGTCGCTGCTGCTCCTCTCCTCGCAGCTCGCCTCGGTCGCGCTGCAGAACCTCCTCCACGCGGAGGAGCGCGAGGTGAGCCGCCTCAAGGACGAGTTCCTCGCGACGCTCTCGCACGAGCTGCGCACCCCGCTGACGGCGATCATCGGCTGGACGCGGATCCTGCGCGAGACGCAGCCCGACGCGGCCAAGCTCGCGCGCGGGCTCGAGGTGATCGATCGCAACGCGGGGGCGCAGAACAAGCTCATCGAGGACCTGCTCGACGTCTCGCGCATCGTCACGGGCAAGATGAGCATGGAGCAGCGGCAGGTGCGGATCGCGCCGCTCGTCGAGGCCTCCGTCGACGCGGTGCGCCCCGCTGCGCAGGCGAAGGACATCACGCTCGTCGTGAGCTCGACCGCGGGCAAGGACGCGGCCCTGGGTGATCCGGAGCGGCTGCGGCAGGTCGCGACGAACCTGCTCTCGAACGCCATCAAGTTCACCCCACGCGGCGGTCGCATCGAGGTCCGGCTCAGACGGGTCGGCGACGAGCTCGAGCTCGTCGTCGCGGACAACGGTGAGGGTATCCGCCCCGACTTCCTCCCTTACGTCTTCGATCGTTTCCGTCAGGGCGACAGCTCGAGCCGCCGCATGCACGGCGGGCTCGGCATCGGCCTCGCGGTCGTGCGGCACATCGTGGTCTCGCACGGCGGGACGGTGACGGCGCACAGCGACGGGCCGCGCCAGGGCTCGACGTTCACCGTGCGCCTCCCCTCGGCGTTCGTGCTTCGCGAGGGCGACGGTCCCACGCCTCCGCCCTACGGCAAGTCGCGCCTCCCGCTGCCCGATCTGAGCGGGCTCCGCGTGCTCGTGGTCGACGATGACCAGGACACGCGCGAGATCCTTCGCCAGGTCCTCGCCGCGCATCGCGCCGACGTGCGGATCGCGGGCACGGTGCGTGAGGCCATCGCGGAGCTCGACGCCGCGCGGCCGCACGTGCTCGTGAGTGACATCGCGATGCCGGGCGAGGACGGATACGATTTCATCGATTTCGTGCGGCGTCGCGCGCCGGAGCGTGGGGGTGCCGTCCCTGCGCTCGCTCTCACGGCGCACGCGCGCGCGGAGGATCAGGCCCGAGCGCTCGCGGCTGGCTTCCAGCGCCACGCCGCCAAACCCATCGACCCTGCCGAGCTCGTGCGCGCCGTCGCCGGGCTCGTCGGAGCTCCCTGCTCGCGCGTGGAGACCGTGGAGGCCGTGGCGGCCCTCCGCGAGGTCCCCTGA
- a CDS encoding DUF5985 family protein: MIPAIVYVLCSLTSLVAMTLLLRAYAARRVRLLLWSGLCFAGLALNNVLLFVDLSVIPRYDLSTLRQVPALMGVSFLIYGLVYDLRD; the protein is encoded by the coding sequence ATGATACCGGCCATCGTGTACGTCCTCTGCTCGCTCACCAGCCTCGTCGCGATGACGTTGCTCCTGCGTGCTTATGCCGCGCGCCGGGTCCGCCTCCTGCTCTGGAGCGGCCTCTGCTTCGCCGGGCTCGCGCTGAACAACGTCCTCCTGTTCGTGGATCTGAGCGTCATCCCTCGTTACGACCTCTCCACGCTCCGGCAGGTCCCAGCGCTGATGGGCGTCTCGTTTCTCATCTATGGCCTGGTTTATGACTTGCGCGACTGA